CCCTTGTCTCCGCCGTGGGATGCGGGGCCGTGCTGTGTACCAGGGGATGGAGAGGACTTGTTTTCCAGAGATGGTTTTTCAGGGTGGGGTGTCTGTGAATAGTTATCCAAATGGAGGTAATAACTCAGGATCCCTGTCTCACATCCAGAGCCTGTAAAACTAGTGATGAGCACTTCTCTAGTAGCTCCTCTCCGAGGTGATGCTCCCCACGTAGTGCCTGCAGCCCTTGGGCTCCCTGTCCCATTCCACTGGGAGGGCAGCCGAGGGACTGAGACGTGGTGACTCGTTTCAGGCCACATAGGAAGTAGTCGATTAAGCTGGGATTTGGACCCGAGTCAAACCGTGTACTGTACCAGACGCTGCTTCGCTGTAGCGTTGGCTACGAGCCTGAGAGCCAGCATGGGGTTCAAACCCTCAAGTGTGTTGTGGAAGAGCCCCAGTGTCACTGGCTAGAGTCTTTCCCTGTCCCGCAGGGCTCAGAAGCGTGAATTCCCAAACCTGGAAATCCCCTTGATGGAAAAGAGAATGAACGTCAGTGTATAAGGCAGGGGGACTGAGACGTGGTCACTCAGAGTGAAACAGTGGCACAGAAAAGAGCAGATCTCAAATCCCAGCTCAGGCTGGAGAGAGACTAAGGGTTTAAACAAGGCttctctttgctgctgcaaaGAACAAATCTTCAACTGAATGTGGCACTTTGGATCTAAGGCTTTGAAGACAGAAGGTTATTGAAGTTGCTTTTGGTCTGTATTCAGCTCCCAAGAGCAGGCAAAGAGTGTGACCCCAGTCTAGGCTGAGGAGATTATTCCTGGGTGCTCTGTGGCTTTTTGCattgtcgtcttttttttttttttgtatcctcTTCCTGCAGCATTCAACCTGTCTATGGGGCACAGCATCCTCCGCTGGATCCCCGGCTCACCAAAAAGTAAGTCTTTATCTTCTGGAGATGCAGGCCACGAGGCTTTGCAGGTTTTTGGCTCAGTCCTACAGTAGGTGGAGGTCTCCAGCATCCTCTGGCACTGTGATGTTCCAGCGGAGAAGGGCAGCAGCGGCATGCGGTGCTGTCTTGAGCTCTGCGAAAGCTTGCAGGGAAAGCTTATCTGCTCGCACCCTTTATGACCAGAAATCCATATCGTACCAGCCACATCAAAGGAGACAGGCGTATTTTTTAGCAATGGTGTCTGAGCCCTCTGCTCCCCTTCGGAGACGAAAGAATTAAGGGAAGGGGAGGTAAAGCTGCCCAGCAGCTGCGAGGCTGCAGAATCGCAGCACCCTTCCCGGCAGGAAAAGGCAGAGCTGATCTCAACTGCCTCCTTGTCTCTATCTTGTGCTGTGTAGCGGTGAAGGTTCCCCCTTTTCTGTGACGCTTCAGGTGGTGGACTTTGACTCCTGTAGCTTACGGGTAAATGCAAAGGCTCCTCCTGTGCCTGAGAAAAGAATCGGGCTGGTCTGTCTGCCGGGAGCCATCGCAGCGGTATCGGGAGCGTCCACGAGCGCAGAACTGGCTCCGTCTAACCTCTGACATGCCTTTCCCCAGGTCACAAGACTTTTTTTGGGTGTTAATCTACCAGTTTTCTctagggtggggggaggcagagctggaagaattGTACGTCTCTCCCCTTTGCCCTTCTGAGCTGGGAAGCCTGGCGCctctccagctgcctgctggCACTGTGGCCTCTGTGCCCTGCCGTCATACCAGCTCGGGCTCTGCCTCCTGGCAGCGGGCAGCACAGAGAGGCTTAACATATTCCTTGGGTTTGGGAGGAGGAACAGGGCAATTGGAAAAAGGGACTGGCTGATTGGAGCAAGGACgtagggaagggaagaaaatggacTCATCTAACAGcctggctctggttctgtttctctctggctcCCAGCTTCATCAAGGATCGCTCCAAGGCCAACGCGCTGCCTATGAAAAGCAAGAAGGCCTCCAGCTTTCACGAGTTTGCCCGCAATACCAGTGATGCCTGGGACATTGGTGATGATGAAGATGAGgacttctcttcctcctcttcctctttgcaAACTCTGAACTCTAAAGTGGCCAAGGCCACGGCAGCCCAGGTTCTGGAGAACCACAGCAAGCTGCGGGCAAAACCCGAGCGGGCCCAGTCCGCTCTCAGCGACATGCCCACCAACTGCAAGGTCATCAAGTCCAGCAGCGAGGCCCAGCTCTCCAGGACATCTGGTAAGAGCCGTTTTCAGGAGCAGCCTCCTGCTCTGGTGCGCTCCTGGTTCGCTGAACTTGGCCACTTGCTGCTCCTTGCACGTTATGGGCAAGAGACTGTGGCGCAGCCCATAAGCCCAACAGAGGCTTTCGCCTCCTGCACTCCAAGGAGCCATTTTTGGGGTCCTGGCCTTAATGCTTCAGTGTCCTTTGCTGCTCACTATCCTGCATACAGGCACATCTGTCCCAGAGGATCCCGTGTTCTGGGTGCTAGGATTTTGGAGATACGTTAAATTCTTCCTCGGGATTGCTCACCTTCTGCTTCCTTTGTGGCCCAGTGTGCTGCTCTTAGTAAAGGTCTGGATGAGGCCCTGTAGAGCCCAGGTCGGTACTGCTTGGGCAGGGCactgggcagcaccagcccctgctCGCTCTGCCTCGTCGCGGGCAGACGGCTGCCTGTGCTGTGAAAGTAACCCcgcaggtccctgctgccagcaggtGGCATTGGCAGCCCATCGCCTCCTCTCTCTGCGCTAGCAATTAGCTTGATCACTATTTAGATCAGAGACAAGCAGGGTAGATCTGAAGGTCAATTCCTCTGGGATTCCCACAGGCTCCTTCCGCCTCATCTCCTGTATCCTTCTGCCCATGGCTTCCCATGTGAAGAGGGAAGTCTGATCCACTGGCAGCTAGTTGTCTGGatgcaggaggaagaaagggaaggagaaacagGGGGAAGTGATGGAAGAGCCACGACAGATGCCTGTGAACCGGCTGATCCCTCAGAGGGGGCCAGCGATGCTCTGTTTGCTGGGGCTGGGAAAGAGAAGGGTGAAATCTGCAGTGGCAGGTCTCTGACAGTGGCCAGAGGAGCGAGGTGGGGTGGGAGAGGTGCggtctccttccctgcctcactGCAGCGTCTGCTCCTTGCAGAGGAGGCCTGTATGCGGACCCCCCTTCAGAAGCAGCAGTCCCTTCCCCTTCGGCCCGTCATTCCACTCGTCGCCCGAATCTCTGACCAAAATGCTTCGGGTGCTCCCCCCATGACAGTGAGGGAGAAAACCCGCCTGGAGAAGTTTCGGCAGCTCCTTTCCAGCCACAACACGGACCTGGGTGAGTGTGGCAAAATGGGGGTGCCTacgggtgggaaggggaaggcagaggtTGCAATCGGGTCTGTCCAGGGTGGATAAAATGACTACCTGCAGTGGGATAGTTGCACAAACTGCTCTGTTGGCAGATGGTTACGTCCTCCACCCGCTGCCTGTCTGTTTCCAGTCTTTCTCCATCTCGCAAATGATGGTTGTGATCACTGGGGGCTGTTGGGCTCTGCACGAGAACTGAGGCTCTGGCAGCCACCAGTCCTGTGCCCAGGCTGAGCTGAAAGCATCTCTGCTCCCCCTGCCGCAGACCCACATCCCCGGTCATTGTAAATGTGGGGCCTTCCTGGAGGCTCAGTGTCTCCGGAGCCTGCAGGAGCAGACTGGGCTTTCCTCTCCTTCTAGGTGTAGTGGTGCCTGGACGTGCCTAGGATCTAATCCATTGCCACCACTGTCCGTTTGCAGATGAGCTGAGGAAATGCAGCTGGCCTGGTGTGCCCAGAGAGGTCCGGCCCGTGACGTGGCGTCTCCTCTCAGTGAGTACTTGGAGCCGTGACGCAGGAGTTTGGGGGGAACGTGCCAAGCCAGGGACGTGCGCTCCTAGACCTTCATGTGTCCCGTAACCAGGTTTGCTCACGTTGAATCGGTGCCCAGCCCACGGGTGAGCTGTAGGTTTTTTTGGTCGGGGAGTGTAATTGCTACATCCTCTTTGAGCCCAGACTGATGCTGGGAATATGTGGTTCACTCTGTTTTGGGAAACTGAATCCCGTGAAGTTGTGTTGCTCCAAGACCAGTAAAGGCATCAGGGGCTGGGAAAGCCAAATCCCGTGAAAGCTCTTTCCCCAGCTCCCAAGTCTCTGTGCCTGATCTTCCGGATGCACAGCTGACTGGCAGGATTTCAGGGGATGGTTTGTGGTGAGGGAAGAGGGTCTGCCCTGACGCGGGTTTTCCTGCCGCAGGGTTACCTCCCCGCAAACATGGAGCGGCGAAAGCTGACTTTGCAGCGCAAGCGGGAGGAGTACTTTGGCTTCATCCAGCAGTATTACGATTCCCGGAACGAGGAGCACCATCAAGACACCTACCGACAGGTACGAGCCCTCTGCCTGTTGCCTGGCTTTCTGCCTTGGTTATCCCTTTCCTCCTGCTTGCTGCCACTTGTCCATGCGGTTGGGGTCATGCTAGGACTTCCTGTAGCTGTAGCCATTAGGAGTCTTCTCCTTGGGGACAGGGCACCATGTTTCTCTCCGTCTTATGAGTATTAGTTTAAGCCTTTTCTAAATTGATCCAATAACTAGATTTAAGACCCCAACTCTTTCCCAGCAGAGGAGACTGGAGATAAAACTGTAGATGATTTTCTCAGTGCAGCTGTTATCTGTAGCCCTCACTGCGCTTGTCAGCAAGTGCAGATCTCGCCTGGGGGGGGACACTGAGGGGTGGATTCCCCTCTGTTAGCCTGTGAGGAGTTATCGTGCCCCTGAAAAGCACGGCTGGTGTGTGTAACTCTCACTCTCTTCCAGATCCACATCGACATTCCAAGGACCAACCCACTCATCCCTCTCTTCCAGCAGCCACTCGTCCAGGAGGTAAGGGGGAGTGAAGCTCCTGCCCCACATTTGCTCTGTGTGTGGAGTTAGACCAGCACTGCCACTAGTGAGTTAACTTTGCAGGGAAGCTTCCCTGGCTGACAGCTCCTGATGCAAATACCTGCTGAAACTGTTTGGTCTTGTCCCATGTTTCTGAAAGACATCAGACTTGGAGCTCAGGGGTTATGAGATCAGCTCTTTTGTGGTGAGATGTAGCCAGGAGATGGCAAAAGACCTGAAGCTTTTGTTTTGAGACTAACTAACTCAAGGCATTTGAACAAGAACAGCAGATCAATTCTGTTTTGCTACGAAACCTCTTTTGTGCAAAGCACTGTGTGAGAAACCCGGGCAGGGATGGGTTTGAGAGGTGGCCAGGAGGTTTGGGCATCTGTCCTCTTTGGAAACAAGCTCGGCGTGTGTATGTGGTATGTCAGAGCATGGTGTCCTGGGGCTGGGCCAGTCTGGAAGTAACACATTGGTTGTTGGGGGGAGGCTGCTCTGTTGGGAACTATCCCGATCTGTGACGTTTTGCTGGGAGTATTGTGCTGATAACAGACAAGAGCCTTAGCTTTCCATGTGATGTTCAGCAAGGCGTGCTGCTCTGCTAGTAGGGCAGCCCTGTCCTATGGGTGGAAGGGTGTTAAGCCACTTGGATCTTGAAAAGTTGGGTCTGCGTTTCTTCAAGCGGAGGCTTTGATGAGGAGCCTGGGCTGCCTTGTTCTGTGAAGTGTGGACTGGCCTGTATGGGGGATCTGCGGATCACGCAGGAGTCTCTCCTAGGACTTGTATGCTTCTTACCTTACCCGTATTGCTGCAGAAAAGCCTGTCAGTGCATGATCTCCGCTCCCTGAGCTTAGCAGTtgtgcttttctgcctttcctttgtGCACGGCTAATGCAGGTACCTGCTTTCCCTCATTCTTCCCTAGATCTTTGAAAGAATCCTGTTTATCTGGGCCATTCGACACCCAGCCAGCGGCTATGTACAGGGAATCAATGACCTGGTCACTCCGTTCTTTGTTGTGTTCCTCTCTGAGTACGTTGGTAAGTGACATTTGCTGTTTGAAGCACGGTGCTGCCTCTTGACCACGGTGTTTGAAATGGTGTGAAGTGCTGGCATCAGAAAAGCTTGCCTTGCTGGAGGGGATGATGTGTTCTTCCTTCAGCGCCTCTGCCAGGCTGGAGATGCATCTTGACCTCTTACTGTATCTTTGCTGCCTGATTGAATTGTCTTCTGTTTCATAACCTTGCTGAGCTCCACGGAAGTTGAAGTGCTAAGGGTGGATTTGCATTTGAATGTACTTAACATCCTTACAGCTTGGAGGAGAATGGGGTCTTTTAGGTACGAGGGAGTTTAGGCAAAGCCCTGATAATACAGGGTTGGGGGAGGGTCTTGCTCTCAAAGCTTGGGCTTGGAGCTGGTTCTTGTTCTAGGAGGAATGAGTGAAGTATAGAGAGACCCTGCTGAGAatgtaaaataaactatttaaGTAAAGATTCCTGTCCCGTGCTGCTAGTACAGGTGTGTTTCTCAAGCTGagaatttcagaaagcaaattgacttctccctgctgcttttgGCTTTCTTGTCAGCCAGTTTTAGCCGGAGATCAAGTCATTGCCATCcatagcatttttattctttctgcagcTCTAGCTGTGTTTTGGGGTTAACGCTGGGATGCGGTAATCCCTGTGCCTAAAGGCTCTTACTTTTCActgtaaagagaaggaaaaaggaatttgTAAGACTGTATTAGTGACGGAGAAATCCTgttgaacaaatatttttaaggtcTGATCCAAAGct
This genomic interval from Calonectris borealis chromosome 26, bCalBor7.hap1.2, whole genome shotgun sequence contains the following:
- the TBC1D22B gene encoding TBC1 domain family member 22B isoform X2, which gives rise to MAAESGRQFWKRSAKLPGSIQPVYGAQHPPLDPRLTKNFIKDRSKANALPMKSKKASSFHEFARNTSDAWDIGDDEDEDFSSSSSSLQTLNSKVAKATAAQVLENHSKLRAKPERAQSALSDMPTNCKVIKSSSEAQLSRTSEEACMRTPLQKQQSLPLRPVIPLVARISDQNASGAPPMTVREKTRLEKFRQLLSSHNTDLDELRKCSWPGVPREVRPVTWRLLSGYLPANMERRKLTLQRKREEYFGFIQQYYDSRNEEHHQDTYRQIHIDIPRTNPLIPLFQQPLVQEIFERILFIWAIRHPASGYVQGINDLVTPFFVVFLSEYVEEDVENFDVTNLSQDVLRSIEADSFWCMSKLLDGIQDNYTFAQPGIQKKVKALEELVSRIDEQVHNHFRKYEVEYLQFAFRWMNNLLMRELPLRCTIRLWDTYQSEPEGFSHFHLYVCAAFLIKWRKEILDEEDFQGLLMLLQNLPTIHWGNEEIGLLLAEAYRLKYMFADAPNHYRR
- the TBC1D22B gene encoding TBC1 domain family member 22B isoform X1; this encodes MQRLLLCLRKESGWSVCREPSQRYRERPRAQNWLRLTSDMPFPSFIKDRSKANALPMKSKKASSFHEFARNTSDAWDIGDDEDEDFSSSSSSLQTLNSKVAKATAAQVLENHSKLRAKPERAQSALSDMPTNCKVIKSSSEAQLSRTSEEACMRTPLQKQQSLPLRPVIPLVARISDQNASGAPPMTVREKTRLEKFRQLLSSHNTDLDELRKCSWPGVPREVRPVTWRLLSGYLPANMERRKLTLQRKREEYFGFIQQYYDSRNEEHHQDTYRQIHIDIPRTNPLIPLFQQPLVQEIFERILFIWAIRHPASGYVQGINDLVTPFFVVFLSEYVEEDVENFDVTNLSQDVLRSIEADSFWCMSKLLDGIQDNYTFAQPGIQKKVKALEELVSRIDEQVHNHFRKYEVEYLQFAFRWMNNLLMRELPLRCTIRLWDTYQSEPEGFSHFHLYVCAAFLIKWRKEILDEEDFQGLLMLLQNLPTIHWGNEEIGLLLAEAYRLKYMFADAPNHYRR